Proteins encoded in a region of the Oryctolagus cuniculus chromosome 10, mOryCun1.1, whole genome shotgun sequence genome:
- the UQCC5 gene encoding ubiquinol-cytochrome c reductase complex assembly factor 5, protein MFSRAQVRRVLQRVPGKQRLGIYRFLPFFFVLGGTMEWIMIKVRVGQETFYDVYRRKASERQFQRRLEDASETELQQPIK, encoded by the exons ATGTTCTCCAGGGCCCAGGTGAGGCGGGTTCTGCAGCGGGTGCCCGGGAAGCAGCGGCTCGGTATCTACAGGTTCCTGCCCTTCTTTTTTGTCCTGGGAGGAACGATGGAGTGGATCATGATCAAAGTGCGCGTGGGCCAGGAGACCTTCT ATGACGTCTACCGCAGAAAAGCCTCAGAAAGACAGTTTCAGAGAAGGCTGGAAGATGCATCCGAGACCGAACTTCAGCAGCCAATAAAGTGA
- the NT5DC2 gene encoding 5'-nucleotidase domain-containing protein 2 isoform X2, producing MAGAGLRAAARRWLLCGGQGGPRAASSSPSCPGCGPPGPGAHCPGAPRSAPTPTPAGGAELSTHLWARYQDMRRLVHDLLPPEVCSLLNPAAIYANNEISLRDVEVYGFDYDYTLAQYADALHPEIFSAARDILIEQYKYPEGIRKYDYDPSFAIRGLHYDIQKSLLMKIDAFHYVQLGTAYRGLQPVPDEEVIDLYGGTQHIPLYQMSGFYGKGPSIKQFMDIFSLPEMALLSCVVDYFLGHGLEFDQAHLYKDVTDAIRDVHVKGLMYQWIERDMEKYILRGDETFAVLSRLVAHGKQLFLITNSPFSFVDKGMRHMVGPDWRQLFDVVIVQADKPSFFTDRRKPFRKLDEKGSLQWDRITRLEKGKIYRQGNLFDFLRLTEWRGPRVLYFGDHLYSDLADLMLRHGWRTGAIIPELEREIRIINTEQYMHSLTWQQALTGLLERMQTYQDAESRQVLATWMKERQELRCVTKALFNAQFGSIFRTFHNPTYFSRRLVRFSDLYMASLSCLLNYRVDFTFYPRRTPLQHEAPLWMDQLCTGCMKTPFLGDMAHIR from the exons ATGGCGGGTGCAGGGCTGCGGGCGGCCGCTCGGCGCTGGCTGCTGTGCGGAGGCCAGGGCGGGCCGCGCGCCGCCTCGTCCTCGCCGTCCTGCCCGGGTTGCGGCCCGCCGGGCCCCGGCGCCCACTGCCCCGGCGCTCCGCGCTCTGCGCCCACCCCGACGCCCGCCGGCGGCGCGGAGCTGAGCACACACCTGTGGGCTCGTTACCAGGACATGCGGCGGCTGGTGCACG ACCTCCTGCCCCCTGAGGTCTGCAGCCTCCTGAACCCCGCAGCCATCTACGCCAACAATGAGATCAGCCTGCGCGACGTCGAGGTCTACGGCTTCGACTACGACTACACGCTGGCCCAGTACGCGGACGCGCTGCACCCCGAGATCTTCAGTGCCGCTCGCGACATCCTGATCGAACAGTACAAG TACCCAGAGGGGATTCGGAAATATGACTATGACCCCAGCTTTGCCATCCGTGGCCTGCACTACGACATTCAGAAG AGCCTTCTGATGAAGATTGACGCCTTCCATTACGTGCAGCTGGGGACAGCCTACAG GGGCCTCCAGCCCGTGCCAGATGAGGAGGTGATCGACCTGTACGGGGGCACCCAGCACATCCCCCTGTACCAGATGAGCGGCTTCTACGGCAAG ggcccctccaTCAAGCAGTTCATGGACATCTTCTCACTGCCGGAGATGGCCCTGCTGTCGTGCGTGGTGGACTACTTCCTGGGCCACGGCCTGGAGTTTGACCAAGCGCACCTGTACAAGGACGTGACG gatgcCATTCGTGACGTGCACGTGAAGGGCCTCATGTACCAGTGGATCGAGCGGGACATGG AGAAGTACATCCTGAGAGGGGATGAGACGTTCGCCGTCCTGAGCCGCCTGGTGGCCCACGGGAAACAGCTGTTCCTCATCACCAACAGTCCCTTCAGCTTCGT GGACAAGGGGATGCGGCACATGGTGGGTCCCGACTGGCGCCAGCTCTTTGACGTGGTCATCGTCCAGGCGGACAAGCCCAGCTTCTTCACTGACCGGCGCAA gcctttcagaaAACTGGACGAGAAGGGCTCCCTGCAGTGGGACCGCATCACCCGCCTGGAGAAGGGCAAGATCTACCGGCAG ggAAACTTGTTCGACTTCCTGCGCCTGACGGAGTGGCGTGGCCCCCGGGTACTCTACTTCGGAGACCACCTCTACAGTGACCTGGcg GACCTCATGCTGCGGCACGGCTGGCGCACGGGCGCCATCATCCCCGAGCTGGAGCGCGAGATCCGCATCATCAACACGGAGCAGTACATGCACTCGCTGACCTGGCAGCAGGCGCTCACGGGGCTGCTGGAGCGCATGCAG ACCTATCAGGACGCCGAGTCCCGGCAGGTGCTGGCTACCTGGATGAAGGAGCGGCAGGAGCTGAG gTGCGTCACCAAGGCCCTGTTCAACGCCCAGTTTGGGAGCATCTTCCGCACCTTCCACAACCCCACCTACTTCTCCCGGCGCCTCGTGCGCTTCTCCGACCTCTACATGGCCTCGCTCAGCTGCCTGCTCAACTACCGCGTGGACTTCACCTTCTACCCGCGCCGCACGCCGCTGCAGCACGAGGCCCCGCTCTGGATGGACCAGCTGTGCACGGGCTGCATGAAGACGCCCTTCCTCGGCGACATGGCCCACATCCGCTGA
- the NT5DC2 gene encoding 5'-nucleotidase domain-containing protein 2 isoform X1 yields MDGFPILLFPTAGPLGTHSWLESHVLARGCCPPSRAPSRHPESEWAPGRGPVSEGHLQGGSGLWPPSARPSASCPHPQICRAATLLSWGRQRNQPHLFPHPQPALQQNLLPPEVCSLLNPAAIYANNEISLRDVEVYGFDYDYTLAQYADALHPEIFSAARDILIEQYKYPEGIRKYDYDPSFAIRGLHYDIQKSLLMKIDAFHYVQLGTAYRGLQPVPDEEVIDLYGGTQHIPLYQMSGFYGKGPSIKQFMDIFSLPEMALLSCVVDYFLGHGLEFDQAHLYKDVTDAIRDVHVKGLMYQWIERDMEKYILRGDETFAVLSRLVAHGKQLFLITNSPFSFVDKGMRHMVGPDWRQLFDVVIVQADKPSFFTDRRKPFRKLDEKGSLQWDRITRLEKGKIYRQGNLFDFLRLTEWRGPRVLYFGDHLYSDLADLMLRHGWRTGAIIPELEREIRIINTEQYMHSLTWQQALTGLLERMQTYQDAESRQVLATWMKERQELRCVTKALFNAQFGSIFRTFHNPTYFSRRLVRFSDLYMASLSCLLNYRVDFTFYPRRTPLQHEAPLWMDQLCTGCMKTPFLGDMAHIR; encoded by the exons ATGGACGGCTTCCCCATCCTGCTGTTTCCCACTGCTGGGCCTCTGGGAACTCACTCCTGGCTTGAGAGCCATGTGCTGGCCAGGGGCTGCTGCCCACCCTCGAGGGCTCCCTCAAGACATCCAGAGTCAGAGTGGGCACCAGGGCGAGGCCCAGTGTCCGAAGGGCACCTGCAGGGCGGCAGTGGGCTGTGGCCCCCATCAGCCAGGCCGAGCGCGTCCTGTCCGCACCCACAGATCTGCAGAGCAGCCACTCTGCTGTCCTGGGGCCGCCAGAGGAACCAGCCACACCTGTTCCCACACCCACAGCCTGCGCTCCAGCAAA ACCTCCTGCCCCCTGAGGTCTGCAGCCTCCTGAACCCCGCAGCCATCTACGCCAACAATGAGATCAGCCTGCGCGACGTCGAGGTCTACGGCTTCGACTACGACTACACGCTGGCCCAGTACGCGGACGCGCTGCACCCCGAGATCTTCAGTGCCGCTCGCGACATCCTGATCGAACAGTACAAG TACCCAGAGGGGATTCGGAAATATGACTATGACCCCAGCTTTGCCATCCGTGGCCTGCACTACGACATTCAGAAG AGCCTTCTGATGAAGATTGACGCCTTCCATTACGTGCAGCTGGGGACAGCCTACAG GGGCCTCCAGCCCGTGCCAGATGAGGAGGTGATCGACCTGTACGGGGGCACCCAGCACATCCCCCTGTACCAGATGAGCGGCTTCTACGGCAAG ggcccctccaTCAAGCAGTTCATGGACATCTTCTCACTGCCGGAGATGGCCCTGCTGTCGTGCGTGGTGGACTACTTCCTGGGCCACGGCCTGGAGTTTGACCAAGCGCACCTGTACAAGGACGTGACG gatgcCATTCGTGACGTGCACGTGAAGGGCCTCATGTACCAGTGGATCGAGCGGGACATGG AGAAGTACATCCTGAGAGGGGATGAGACGTTCGCCGTCCTGAGCCGCCTGGTGGCCCACGGGAAACAGCTGTTCCTCATCACCAACAGTCCCTTCAGCTTCGT GGACAAGGGGATGCGGCACATGGTGGGTCCCGACTGGCGCCAGCTCTTTGACGTGGTCATCGTCCAGGCGGACAAGCCCAGCTTCTTCACTGACCGGCGCAA gcctttcagaaAACTGGACGAGAAGGGCTCCCTGCAGTGGGACCGCATCACCCGCCTGGAGAAGGGCAAGATCTACCGGCAG ggAAACTTGTTCGACTTCCTGCGCCTGACGGAGTGGCGTGGCCCCCGGGTACTCTACTTCGGAGACCACCTCTACAGTGACCTGGcg GACCTCATGCTGCGGCACGGCTGGCGCACGGGCGCCATCATCCCCGAGCTGGAGCGCGAGATCCGCATCATCAACACGGAGCAGTACATGCACTCGCTGACCTGGCAGCAGGCGCTCACGGGGCTGCTGGAGCGCATGCAG ACCTATCAGGACGCCGAGTCCCGGCAGGTGCTGGCTACCTGGATGAAGGAGCGGCAGGAGCTGAG gTGCGTCACCAAGGCCCTGTTCAACGCCCAGTTTGGGAGCATCTTCCGCACCTTCCACAACCCCACCTACTTCTCCCGGCGCCTCGTGCGCTTCTCCGACCTCTACATGGCCTCGCTCAGCTGCCTGCTCAACTACCGCGTGGACTTCACCTTCTACCCGCGCCGCACGCCGCTGCAGCACGAGGCCCCGCTCTGGATGGACCAGCTGTGCACGGGCTGCATGAAGACGCCCTTCCTCGGCGACATGGCCCACATCCGCTGA